The nucleotide sequence TAGCAGCGGTAGGTGTAGCCTTTGAAGCCTGACCTCCTGTGTTTGAGTAAACCTCTGTGTCAACAACAAAGATATTAATATCTTCGTTTGAAGCGATTACGTGATCAAGTCCGCCGTAACCAATATCGTAAGCCCAGCCGTCTCCGCCGAATACCCACTGTGAACGCTTAACTAAGTAGTCAGTTCTGTCAGCGATTTCTTTGATAGCAGGATTTGACATGTCAGCGTCTTTGATAAGAGCCTTAATATCTTCTGCTGCAGCCTTTGATGCGTCAGCGTCATCTTTTCCGGCAATCCAAGCCTTGAATGCGTCAGCAAGTTTAGCGTCAACGTCATCCATAACTGAATTCATGCGGCTTACCAATGTCTCTCTGACCTTCTTGTTAGCAACAACCATACCAAGACCAAATTCAGCATTGTCCTCGAACAGTGAGTTTGCCCAAGCCGGACCTCTGCCGCATTCGTCTTTGCAGTAAGGCATTGAAGGAGCAGAACCGCCCCAAATAGAAGTACATCCTGTTGCGTTCGCAATCATCATTCTGTCACCAAACAACTGAGTGATGAGCTTGATATATGGTGTTTCACCACAGCCTGCACATGCGCCTGAGAACTCAAGGTATGGCATAGCGAACTGTGAGTTTTTAATACTCTTCTTTGTATCAACAAGGTTAGCCTTGTTCGGAACAGTCATAGCGTATTCCCAATTTCCTTCTTCTGTATCGGCAACTTCGTCGATAGGCTTCATTGTGATTGCCTGTACCTTTTCAGGACAAACGTTTGCACAAACTCCGCAGCCCAGACAGTCAAGAGGAGCAACCTGCATTCTGTACTGGAGACCTTTAAGTTCCGGTCCCATAGCCGGCTTTGTAGCAAAGCTCTCAGGTGCGTTTGCAGCTTCTTCATCTGTCAAAAGGATAGGACGAATTGCAGCATGAGGACATGAAGCAGAACACTGGTTACACTGGATACATTTTGAAACGTCCCACTCAGGAACTAAAACGGCAACTCCGCGCTTCTCATAGCGTGATGTACCGGTTTCAAAAGTACCGTCTTCGATACCAACAAATGTGCTGACAGGAAGCTTGTTTCCGCGCTGTGCGTTAACAGGCTCAACAACCTTTGTAATAAACTCAGGCTTGCCGCAGTCGCATACAGGCTCGTCAACAGCGTCTTTCCAAGAAGCAGGAACGTCAACTTTGTGAAGAGCGTCGATAGCTCCGTCAACAGCGTCACAGTTCATCTTAACGATTTCGTCGCCCTTCTTGCCGTATGTCTTCTTGATAGCTGCTTTAATATATCCAACAGCTTCATCAAACGGAATAACGTCAGCCAGCTTAAAGAAAGCGCCCTGAGTTACCATGTTGATTCTTGTAGGTCCGAGACCAACCTTTACAGCTACGTCAACAGCGTTGATTGTGTAGAAGTTAATATTGTTCTCAGCAATGTATCTCTTGATACTAGCCGGGAGTTTTTCGTCCAGCTCTTCGTCAGACCATACGCAGTTAAGCAGGAATGTTCCGCCCTTCTTTAGTCCTTCGAGAAGGTCATACTGGTGTATATAAGCCGGCTTATGACATGCGATATAGTCAGCTTCATCAAGTAGATATGTAGATTTAATAGGGGTTTTACCAAATCTCAAGTGAGACATGGTTACACCGCCTGATTTCTTTGAGTCATAATCAAAATATGCCTGAGCATAAAGGTCAGTGTTATCACCGATAATCTTGATTGCGTCCTTATTAGCTCCAACAGTACCATCGCTTCCGAATCCCCAGAACTTACAGCGTGTTGTGCCTTCAGGCGAGCAGTTAACTGTCTCGGTGAGCGGCAGTGAAAGATTTGTAACGTCGTCAACAATACCGATTGTGAAGTTTGTTTTTGGTTCGTCTTCGTCGAGATTCTTGAATACAGCAACGATTTGAGTTGGAGTTGTATCCTTTGAACCAAGACCGAAACGTCCGCCTACAATCTTAGGAGCGTCAGCGCAGTCCTTATAAAGATTGCAGATATCGAGGTAAAGAGGTTCGCCCAATGAACCGGGCTCTTTTGTTCTGTCAAGAACAGCTATCTTTTTAACTGTCTTAGGCATAACATTGAAGAAATATTTAGCAGAGAAAGGTCTGTACAAATGAACTTCCAAAACTCCGACTTTCTCGCCCTTTGACCTTAAGTAGTCAACAGTTTCCTCAGCGGCGCCGCAGACACTTCCCATAGCAACGATAACCTTTGTTGCCTCAGGGTCTCCATAGTAATTGAAAGGTTTGTAATCTCTGCCTGTAATTTTAGAGATTTCAACCATGTATTCGTTTACGATATCAGGGATAGCGTCGTAATATTTATTAGCAGCTTCTCTTCCCTGGAAGTA is from Monoglobus pectinilyticus and encodes:
- the nifJ gene encoding pyruvate:ferredoxin (flavodoxin) oxidoreductase produces the protein MAKFKTMDGNCAAAHVAYAFTEVAAIYPITPSSPMAEYVDEWSAKGQKNIFGETVEMVEMQSEAGAAGAVHGALQAGALTSTFTASQGLLLMIPNMYKIAGELLPTVFHVSARALAAHALNIFGDHQDVMACRQTGFAMLASGSVQEVMDLGGVAHLASIKGRVPFLHFFDGFRTSHEIQKIEVMEYEDLKKLVDWDAVKAFKDNALNPEHPVLRGTAQNGDIYFQGREAANKYYDAIPDIVNEYMVEISKITGRDYKPFNYYGDPEATKVIVAMGSVCGAAEETVDYLRSKGEKVGVLEVHLYRPFSAKYFFNVMPKTVKKIAVLDRTKEPGSLGEPLYLDICNLYKDCADAPKIVGGRFGLGSKDTTPTQIVAVFKNLDEDEPKTNFTIGIVDDVTNLSLPLTETVNCSPEGTTRCKFWGFGSDGTVGANKDAIKIIGDNTDLYAQAYFDYDSKKSGGVTMSHLRFGKTPIKSTYLLDEADYIACHKPAYIHQYDLLEGLKKGGTFLLNCVWSDEELDEKLPASIKRYIAENNINFYTINAVDVAVKVGLGPTRINMVTQGAFFKLADVIPFDEAVGYIKAAIKKTYGKKGDEIVKMNCDAVDGAIDALHKVDVPASWKDAVDEPVCDCGKPEFITKVVEPVNAQRGNKLPVSTFVGIEDGTFETGTSRYEKRGVAVLVPEWDVSKCIQCNQCSASCPHAAIRPILLTDEEAANAPESFATKPAMGPELKGLQYRMQVAPLDCLGCGVCANVCPEKVQAITMKPIDEVADTEEGNWEYAMTVPNKANLVDTKKSIKNSQFAMPYLEFSGACAGCGETPYIKLITQLFGDRMMIANATGCTSIWGGSAPSMPYCKDECGRGPAWANSLFEDNAEFGLGMVVANKKVRETLVSRMNSVMDDVDAKLADAFKAWIAGKDDADASKAAAEDIKALIKDADMSNPAIKEIADRTDYLVKRSQWVFGGDGWAYDIGYGGLDHVIASNEDINIFVVDTEVYSNTGGQASKATPTAAIAKFAAAGKRVKKKDLGMIATTYGYVYVAQIALGSNMQQALTAIKEAEAYPGPSLIIAYAPCINHGIKARGGMGNSIAEEKKAVECGYWHLWRYNPQAPEGTNPFTLDSKAPQGGIKDFMKGENRYLQLLKAFPDEAEGLFDKAEKDLTERYETYLRKSKEDYAE